A part of Populus alba chromosome 8, ASM523922v2, whole genome shotgun sequence genomic DNA contains:
- the LOC118040000 gene encoding transcription factor BIM2 isoform X2: MRGKGNQNQVEEEYEEDDFGSRKDGPSSSFTVNNNNSNGKNSDRANAIRSKHSVTEQRRRSKINESHRPFCCVHFHLSEGRYGFQILRDLIPHSDQKRDTASFLLEVIEYVQYLQEKVQKYEGPYQGWSPEPAKLMPWRNSHWRLQSSVGHPQTIKNGSVPGETFPGKLDENNIALTPAMLPSTPNLVESDHVACKVLEHQPELANKVMPLPTPAPIRSVGLVAHPCQLPVSDAQSAECPITSEMLNQQELAIEAGTINISSVYSQELLNTLTQSLQSAGVDLSQANISVQIDLGKRANRGLTPGTLTSKDPQNPHPTNEMITHLRDASGGEDSDQAQKRLKTS, from the exons ATGAGAGGAAAAGGGAATCAAAATCAAGTCGAGGAAGAGTACGAGGAAGATGATTTTGGTTCTAGAAAAGACGGGCCGTCTTCAAGTTTTACAGTGAACAACAATAATTCCA ATGGGAAGAATAGTGACAGGGCTAATGCAATAAGATCGAAACATTCCGTCACTGAGCAGCGAAGGAGGAGCAAGATCAATGAGAG TCACCGGCCTTTTTGTTGCGTACACTTTCATCTCAGTGAAGGGAGATATGG ATTTCAGATATTGAGAGATCTTATTCCTCATAGCGATCAAAAGAGAGATACGGCATCGTTTTTATTAGAG GTCATTGAATATGTCCAGTATTTACAGGAAAAGGTGCAAAAGTATGAGGGTCCGTACCAGGGATGGAGCCCTGAGCCAGCAAAGTTGATGCCATGG AGAAACAGCCACTGGCGCCTTCAAAGTTCTGTCGGTCACCCTCAAACTATTAAAAATGGTTCTgtaccaggagaaacatttccAGGTAAACTTGATGAGAATAACATTGCTCTCACACCAGCCATGCTTCCAAGCACACCGAATCTAGTAGAATCCGACCATGTTGCTTGCAAAGTGTTGGAACACCAACCTGAGCTGGCAAACAAGGTTATGCCTCTTCCCACACCTGCTCCCATTCGAAGTGTTGGACTTGTTGCTCACCCCTGCCAGCTACCAGTCTCTGATGCTCAATCAGCTGAGTGTCCCATCACCAGTGAAATGTTGAACCAGCAGGAGCTGGCAATTGAAGCAGGGACAATCAATATCTCCAGTGTTTACTCTCAAGA GTTGCTGAATACTCTTACGCAATCACTGCAGAGTGCTGGTGTAGATCTATCACAAGCCAACATCTCAGTTCAGATTGATCTTGGAAAACGGGCAAATAGAGGGCTGACCCCTGGTACATTGACATCTAAG GATCCTCAGAATCCCCATCCTACCAATGAAATGATAACCCACCTTAGGGATGCAAGTGGAGGAGAGGATTCAGATCAAGCTCAAAAGCGGCTAAAGACATCATAA
- the LOC118040000 gene encoding transcription factor BIM2 isoform X4 has product MRGKGNQNQVEEEYEEDDFGSRKDGPSSSFTVNNNNSNGKNSDRANAIRSKHSVTEQRRRSKINERFQILRDLIPHSDQKRDTASFLLEVIEYVQYLQEKVQKYEGPYQGWSPEPAKLMPWRNSHWRLQSSVGHPQTIKNGSVPGETFPGKLDENNIALTPAMLPSTPNLVESDHVACKVLEHQPELANKVMPLPTPAPIRSVGLVAHPCQLPVSDAQSAECPITSEMLNQQELAIEAGTINISSVYSQELLNTLTQSLQSAGVDLSQANISVQIDLGKRANRGLTPGTLTSKDPQNPHPTNEMITHLRDASGGEDSDQAQKRLKTS; this is encoded by the exons ATGAGAGGAAAAGGGAATCAAAATCAAGTCGAGGAAGAGTACGAGGAAGATGATTTTGGTTCTAGAAAAGACGGGCCGTCTTCAAGTTTTACAGTGAACAACAATAATTCCA ATGGGAAGAATAGTGACAGGGCTAATGCAATAAGATCGAAACATTCCGTCACTGAGCAGCGAAGGAGGAGCAAGATCAATGAGAG ATTTCAGATATTGAGAGATCTTATTCCTCATAGCGATCAAAAGAGAGATACGGCATCGTTTTTATTAGAG GTCATTGAATATGTCCAGTATTTACAGGAAAAGGTGCAAAAGTATGAGGGTCCGTACCAGGGATGGAGCCCTGAGCCAGCAAAGTTGATGCCATGG AGAAACAGCCACTGGCGCCTTCAAAGTTCTGTCGGTCACCCTCAAACTATTAAAAATGGTTCTgtaccaggagaaacatttccAGGTAAACTTGATGAGAATAACATTGCTCTCACACCAGCCATGCTTCCAAGCACACCGAATCTAGTAGAATCCGACCATGTTGCTTGCAAAGTGTTGGAACACCAACCTGAGCTGGCAAACAAGGTTATGCCTCTTCCCACACCTGCTCCCATTCGAAGTGTTGGACTTGTTGCTCACCCCTGCCAGCTACCAGTCTCTGATGCTCAATCAGCTGAGTGTCCCATCACCAGTGAAATGTTGAACCAGCAGGAGCTGGCAATTGAAGCAGGGACAATCAATATCTCCAGTGTTTACTCTCAAGA GTTGCTGAATACTCTTACGCAATCACTGCAGAGTGCTGGTGTAGATCTATCACAAGCCAACATCTCAGTTCAGATTGATCTTGGAAAACGGGCAAATAGAGGGCTGACCCCTGGTACATTGACATCTAAG GATCCTCAGAATCCCCATCCTACCAATGAAATGATAACCCACCTTAGGGATGCAAGTGGAGGAGAGGATTCAGATCAAGCTCAAAAGCGGCTAAAGACATCATAA
- the LOC118040000 gene encoding transcription factor BIM2 isoform X1, with protein sequence MRGKGNQNQVEEEYEEDDFGSRKDGPSSSFTVNNNNSSKDGKNSDRANAIRSKHSVTEQRRRSKINESHRPFCCVHFHLSEGRYGFQILRDLIPHSDQKRDTASFLLEVIEYVQYLQEKVQKYEGPYQGWSPEPAKLMPWRNSHWRLQSSVGHPQTIKNGSVPGETFPGKLDENNIALTPAMLPSTPNLVESDHVACKVLEHQPELANKVMPLPTPAPIRSVGLVAHPCQLPVSDAQSAECPITSEMLNQQELAIEAGTINISSVYSQELLNTLTQSLQSAGVDLSQANISVQIDLGKRANRGLTPGTLTSKDPQNPHPTNEMITHLRDASGGEDSDQAQKRLKTS encoded by the exons ATGAGAGGAAAAGGGAATCAAAATCAAGTCGAGGAAGAGTACGAGGAAGATGATTTTGGTTCTAGAAAAGACGGGCCGTCTTCAAGTTTTACAGTGAACAACAATAATTCCAGtaaag ATGGGAAGAATAGTGACAGGGCTAATGCAATAAGATCGAAACATTCCGTCACTGAGCAGCGAAGGAGGAGCAAGATCAATGAGAG TCACCGGCCTTTTTGTTGCGTACACTTTCATCTCAGTGAAGGGAGATATGG ATTTCAGATATTGAGAGATCTTATTCCTCATAGCGATCAAAAGAGAGATACGGCATCGTTTTTATTAGAG GTCATTGAATATGTCCAGTATTTACAGGAAAAGGTGCAAAAGTATGAGGGTCCGTACCAGGGATGGAGCCCTGAGCCAGCAAAGTTGATGCCATGG AGAAACAGCCACTGGCGCCTTCAAAGTTCTGTCGGTCACCCTCAAACTATTAAAAATGGTTCTgtaccaggagaaacatttccAGGTAAACTTGATGAGAATAACATTGCTCTCACACCAGCCATGCTTCCAAGCACACCGAATCTAGTAGAATCCGACCATGTTGCTTGCAAAGTGTTGGAACACCAACCTGAGCTGGCAAACAAGGTTATGCCTCTTCCCACACCTGCTCCCATTCGAAGTGTTGGACTTGTTGCTCACCCCTGCCAGCTACCAGTCTCTGATGCTCAATCAGCTGAGTGTCCCATCACCAGTGAAATGTTGAACCAGCAGGAGCTGGCAATTGAAGCAGGGACAATCAATATCTCCAGTGTTTACTCTCAAGA GTTGCTGAATACTCTTACGCAATCACTGCAGAGTGCTGGTGTAGATCTATCACAAGCCAACATCTCAGTTCAGATTGATCTTGGAAAACGGGCAAATAGAGGGCTGACCCCTGGTACATTGACATCTAAG GATCCTCAGAATCCCCATCCTACCAATGAAATGATAACCCACCTTAGGGATGCAAGTGGAGGAGAGGATTCAGATCAAGCTCAAAAGCGGCTAAAGACATCATAA
- the LOC118040000 gene encoding transcription factor BIM2 isoform X3 — protein sequence MRGKGNQNQVEEEYEEDDFGSRKDGPSSSFTVNNNNSSKDGKNSDRANAIRSKHSVTEQRRRSKINERFQILRDLIPHSDQKRDTASFLLEVIEYVQYLQEKVQKYEGPYQGWSPEPAKLMPWRNSHWRLQSSVGHPQTIKNGSVPGETFPGKLDENNIALTPAMLPSTPNLVESDHVACKVLEHQPELANKVMPLPTPAPIRSVGLVAHPCQLPVSDAQSAECPITSEMLNQQELAIEAGTINISSVYSQELLNTLTQSLQSAGVDLSQANISVQIDLGKRANRGLTPGTLTSKDPQNPHPTNEMITHLRDASGGEDSDQAQKRLKTS from the exons ATGAGAGGAAAAGGGAATCAAAATCAAGTCGAGGAAGAGTACGAGGAAGATGATTTTGGTTCTAGAAAAGACGGGCCGTCTTCAAGTTTTACAGTGAACAACAATAATTCCAGtaaag ATGGGAAGAATAGTGACAGGGCTAATGCAATAAGATCGAAACATTCCGTCACTGAGCAGCGAAGGAGGAGCAAGATCAATGAGAG ATTTCAGATATTGAGAGATCTTATTCCTCATAGCGATCAAAAGAGAGATACGGCATCGTTTTTATTAGAG GTCATTGAATATGTCCAGTATTTACAGGAAAAGGTGCAAAAGTATGAGGGTCCGTACCAGGGATGGAGCCCTGAGCCAGCAAAGTTGATGCCATGG AGAAACAGCCACTGGCGCCTTCAAAGTTCTGTCGGTCACCCTCAAACTATTAAAAATGGTTCTgtaccaggagaaacatttccAGGTAAACTTGATGAGAATAACATTGCTCTCACACCAGCCATGCTTCCAAGCACACCGAATCTAGTAGAATCCGACCATGTTGCTTGCAAAGTGTTGGAACACCAACCTGAGCTGGCAAACAAGGTTATGCCTCTTCCCACACCTGCTCCCATTCGAAGTGTTGGACTTGTTGCTCACCCCTGCCAGCTACCAGTCTCTGATGCTCAATCAGCTGAGTGTCCCATCACCAGTGAAATGTTGAACCAGCAGGAGCTGGCAATTGAAGCAGGGACAATCAATATCTCCAGTGTTTACTCTCAAGA GTTGCTGAATACTCTTACGCAATCACTGCAGAGTGCTGGTGTAGATCTATCACAAGCCAACATCTCAGTTCAGATTGATCTTGGAAAACGGGCAAATAGAGGGCTGACCCCTGGTACATTGACATCTAAG GATCCTCAGAATCCCCATCCTACCAATGAAATGATAACCCACCTTAGGGATGCAAGTGGAGGAGAGGATTCAGATCAAGCTCAAAAGCGGCTAAAGACATCATAA
- the LOC118040000 gene encoding transcription factor BIM2 isoform X5 yields the protein MRGKGNQNQVEEEYEEDDFGSRKDGPSSSFTVNNNNSSKDGKNSDRANAIRSKHSVTEQRRRSKINESHRPFCCVHFHLSEGRYGFQILRDLIPHSDQKRDTASFLLEVIEYVQYLQEKVQKYEGPYQGWSPEPAKLMPWRNSHWRLQSSVGHPQTIKNGSVPGETFPGKLDENNIALTPAMLPSTPNLVESDHVACKVLEHQPELANKVMPLPTPAPIRSVGLVAHPCQLPVSDAQSAECPITSEMLNQQELAIEAGTINISSVYSQECVQSCC from the exons ATGAGAGGAAAAGGGAATCAAAATCAAGTCGAGGAAGAGTACGAGGAAGATGATTTTGGTTCTAGAAAAGACGGGCCGTCTTCAAGTTTTACAGTGAACAACAATAATTCCAGtaaag ATGGGAAGAATAGTGACAGGGCTAATGCAATAAGATCGAAACATTCCGTCACTGAGCAGCGAAGGAGGAGCAAGATCAATGAGAG TCACCGGCCTTTTTGTTGCGTACACTTTCATCTCAGTGAAGGGAGATATGG ATTTCAGATATTGAGAGATCTTATTCCTCATAGCGATCAAAAGAGAGATACGGCATCGTTTTTATTAGAG GTCATTGAATATGTCCAGTATTTACAGGAAAAGGTGCAAAAGTATGAGGGTCCGTACCAGGGATGGAGCCCTGAGCCAGCAAAGTTGATGCCATGG AGAAACAGCCACTGGCGCCTTCAAAGTTCTGTCGGTCACCCTCAAACTATTAAAAATGGTTCTgtaccaggagaaacatttccAGGTAAACTTGATGAGAATAACATTGCTCTCACACCAGCCATGCTTCCAAGCACACCGAATCTAGTAGAATCCGACCATGTTGCTTGCAAAGTGTTGGAACACCAACCTGAGCTGGCAAACAAGGTTATGCCTCTTCCCACACCTGCTCCCATTCGAAGTGTTGGACTTGTTGCTCACCCCTGCCAGCTACCAGTCTCTGATGCTCAATCAGCTGAGTGTCCCATCACCAGTGAAATGTTGAACCAGCAGGAGCTGGCAATTGAAGCAGGGACAATCAATATCTCCAGTGTTTACTCTCAAGAGTGCGTACAATCTT GTTGCTGA